TGCATACACGTCTCGTATACTCGTAAATGCTTTTAACTCGTTTGAgttcaatattaaaactattcttcgtaaagataaaaaaatatgtcatgaTTAAAAAATCAACGTACAGTTGgagacttgaaattttcatgatagttaattatgtttgttatatttgtaaacatgtttttatttaagttctaACTGTTCCTTTTAAATAActgtattgaatttaattttttatcaaattaagtTTAAGATTGCTTGAGAACTCTCTACTCCACCACAAGCCTAGGCTCAAAggagtagataataatatattctttatctccttattatatttagcttttatatatatttgtagtaaataattgtaaataaactattcaataaaaaaaaatatatctatatatacgtaaataaaaaaattgtatgggggggggggggaggagggAACCAACTTTTTTTGTACTCTCGTGTTATCTGTcttttatcataggtatatacttattatgtcatttgatatagtttgtatatttcgacttaaaatcaaaaaaaaaaaaaatcattgtaaatctGTTTATAAAGGTGTGCATTATATGTTTCAACAGAGGCAAAACGGAAAACGATAGAAAGATAGATAAATTTAAACCCAATCGGAGTCGGGTAATACGACAGCTAGTAACTAgctgtttataaaaatgtgacggttatagataataaataataaaatgtcttaCATTAGTagataacaatgatattatcaatatatacacgtttaaataaatagtaaaagttataatcatataatattcgaAAAACCGTGAAAACAgggcacaaaaataaaattaagttgttgttcatttgaaaaatacaagcgttaaaaaaattattgacatttatgaTCTTACAGTCAAGTTTCATGACGCACACACACGTCacacaatattcaaatatatatatatatatatatattgtatagggtACTGGGTTGGTGCTGAGTAATATATGAACTAAGTTCTAGAGTGCAGTACCCGATTTTTGGGGGACACATGGAATAGACTATagtagtatttgtattttgtgcataatttagaaatacagtgaaacttccatactATAAAGAATACTtccatttaacaaaatgttgtgtttaacgaaatattttgagAACTAAACCAAATTATAGaaccaaatttattcaattctatttaacaaaattctatataatacgattttattttatgctcCACGAGACTTTgtaatatggaagtttcactgtggACAAtcttttaatatatgtataataatataagcactgaacactattatattataatctagtgCAACTTATGAACCATTTACCATTTGTCCGTTAATAACAAATGTATGTGATGTACCTATGTCTACACTCTACCTACATTGGTACTAAAcgcgtaggtaggtaatatgttTACATCAAACTTTTCAAATGCAGTGTATCTGGTTTTCTGTTTGATTACTTGTTGTTTTTAGGTTAGTAGGTATCTTGttgatgttgttgttgttgttgttgtacttatattttttttatatatataggcacagTCAcacaattatttagttttatgacCATAAATTAACGGCCTGTCACCGATTTCACGTATGGTACATCACTATACCTACCTCCgttggtaaaaaaaatctttgatgTGAAGAAAAAATCTCGTTTTATTAGTTTATGGTTTTAGGgttttgttattgaaatattatacctacacagtaACGCATTAATGCAGTATTAAATTGACGTGTTAGTACCGACAGTACCAAATGTCTAAATAGTACATTCCAATTTTTAAATCCATGAAAGGctttatattctaaaattatattataatataatattatcatacttcaTAAAGTTCTTCAATTAGTTATCAATTCAAGATTGTATTGATTCGTtacaactaaattaattttctaccaCAAAGCtcgaattaaaatgtaaaatatacggtgtatttaaatttaaatttaaaaaaaaaagttttacattataataataatatacttgaattataatattacaatgaggttattgcaataaatattataattataattatataagactaaaataatgtttcaaaataaatatgtaagtgTTCTAATTAATTAGgtttgcttataaaataaaattttgtagtATAACTTAGCAGTTGAgattacatataggtatcttATTTACCTACTTGTAATATCAAATAAGACTTAATTACGTTAACGTATTAATGaggaaaacattataaataagtagCTTGTACACTCTGGGTTcatagttgaataatataagtaaatatttaaaaagaaattttaaaagaaattttaaaaatattgttaattataagtatagtataatattaaagatcgtataataatataatgtactacgTATAACGTTAGGCACGCGTAATACCTTACTCgcataacaatacataatatgacaatacTGTCTACACCTTATTAGTTTGATAAATTAAGAGCATACAATTGACGAAGGGGAGAActacaaatttttatatatttataatattatatacatgtaaataatattatggaactaCCACGAGATTTATaatcgtatatacctatatcctagcgtatttaataactattaatttataaatttatatgtattatataggtaagtacattatgatgtataataaattattgttaaatgtctACTACTTCAATAAACGTTAGCTACTaagaatattactataaaatatacgacaggtatagataaacttatgtaagtatagtaataatattatgtatatatagtgtaaATGTAGGCACAACAATTATAGAgctatagtaatatcatattgttatcaTCATGTGCAATATATCACGACAGTCTTGTGTTGTTGTAGAGGAACAAACGGATAAACGTACAGCGGCGGGACTGTCGTCAGAACTGGTGGTCAACGAGTTTCGCGGACTTTTTGCTTTTGCGCGACTTCTTCCGGACGGCCGGTTCCGGGTTGTAGTACACTATCGGCCCGGTGGCTATCAGCTTGGCGCCGTCCGGAAGTGATATCTCGCGGCCGTCGCCCTCGCCGCGCCGACGCTGGGACGCCGTCAACCCGCGGGACGGCGTGGGGAACGTGTACGCGACGCCGTCAGCGGACAGATAGGCCGTGCCGCCGGCGCGTGCGTCCCTCAAACTCCGACCAAAACCGTTGTTTTGCTGCGGGTATGGCGCGTAATATCCGGTCGGGCCCTGCACCATCTGTGGCCCGTATCCGGCCATTGAGATGCCGCCCGCGGGCACGGGAACGTCCGCGGAGGAGCCGGACGCGGTGTGCTTGTTGCTGTACGCCGACCCGCCGGGGCCCACGATCGCCGTGCCGCCGGATCCCGCGGTGGCTATACCGCCGGGGCCCGCGATCGCCACGCCGCCGCGGCGCACCACTAGCCGCTTGATCTGCGGGCCCGTGTCGCCGTTGTGCTCGGTGGCCTCCTTGTCCGGCGTCCAGCCGAACAGCTTTGACGGTTCCGGCGCCGCGGTCGTCGTCGTTGTGTGTTTGAACGGCCGCACGTGGTTCAGCAGCGCTCCCTTTTCCTCTTCAGACCGCGCGGCCACCGTGTTCCGGCGCGACCGTCTTCGCGCTTCCGGTGCAACGGCGGACACTTTGCCGCCACTGACAATCCGCCTAGTAGTCCGGGACGATTCCCCGCCGTCCAACCGGTTGGTGTCCTCGCCCGCCATGGCGGCCACGTTGCCCGTCGAGTGCCTGCAAATGTCAGCTGCCGGACCGTACTCTATGATCTCGGAAAATGAGTTCATCATCGTCTGCAGTGGATCTTTGATCAATATCGGAAAGTAATCGGCCCACGGCGACGACCAATCGATCCTCGATGAAGCGTCACCGCCGTTATACATCCGATTCGGAACGCCCGCGTTGCCACCCTGCATTGGCGTCGCGAACACCGTATGTCTGATGATCTTGCGCCTGATGGGCATTTGGTGGTGGTCCGACAGTTgttcgtcgtcgccgtcgttgTTGTTATAGTTGTTGTTGTGGTGGTAGTGTTGTTGCTGTTGCCGCATGTTGTTGTTACCGCCGCCGGTTGATGGCGGTTCACCGTTCAGGTTATGGAGGATCTGACCTATGTATGGGTCTCTCGGCCGTTTCCTCGTCGAGTACTCGTTGTAGTTCTGGTACTTTTGAAGGTTTTCGTCTAAAATGTCCCTAAGCGCTTCCAGCTCTTCTCTGGTTATGGAATCCAATGCCGGCTTTTTCGTCTCGGCCATTCGCAGGTGCGCTATCGATTTCAATCGGCCCAACATGTTTTCCGTAGTCGAAGATTCCATTTGGTGTAGCGGTAGTTCGCTTACGCTATCactaaaatacacaaaattctTATTAAACCACCCGTgcttataaaagtaaaatgtaaaaaaaagaaactacgaaaaagaaactatttttaacctttcaccaaaaaatattttatacattttttttgttgatattttattagtttacatTTCGggagatatatttatattaattacaaaaaaataaaatatgttaaattattttagcgGGCATAAAAACAAAGCATAACAGAAATATTTAcaggacaaaaataataataaaaaaaaatgtgtttgaaaaAAAGCTTACCTTCTATATACTATGTTACACGCATTGAATATATTGACCGATCCATTGCCATAATTTTGCATAAAGCACTAAAACCGTAGAAAACAAGAAAAAACCACCGAAATTGTGCACTGCTAACGTGTGTGTttagtgaaatataatgtacTCAACTAATCCATTCAGCGTTTAAgggttttaaacttaaaatttttgtCAGTCGGtaactagtttataatattatattataagtcagTTGCAGTTATCAAATGCGTTAATTTAGTGTTAAACCCATTTTTTGTacagtgtttaatgtttataatttgttaaggTGTGTAGTGTTgttgatatagtaaaatattatattaataattattattattatattatatacattaatcgATTTGTCGCTTTCAAGAAACGGAAaacaaaaacgtttttttaCTTACTGTTGGAAATGTTTATTATCCCTCTTCGCTTCTCTTATGATCTCGTCGTGTTCATCGTTGTCCGACGGTCTGCTGTGTCCATAGGCGATCAGACAGAACAACAATACCTGAAAAATCGTTACATAAAGTATGAAAAAAACACGACTTATGGACAAAAAACGAGAATAATTTACCTGTAAAAACATCATGATActattaatagttatgttaatACTACAATGCGTTCACATACATGCAGATGGTCCGAGAATCAAAAGCACTATGACCACTGACTACCCGACCACCTTTCACTGTAACCACGATTTCCTCTACCATCTCCTAAATCACACGCGGTGTTtagtgatcataatattttctataactcCATTGTCcgtttatcattataatgacGATGCCTATACATAATGGCTGTCtaatcgatttttgatatttgctTCCGAATCCTCCTCGAGTGGCCtgattttacttttattgttggattatatgatattttattcatcgcgagtaagtatttattatttaatatgagatGGCaaaagaccatattattattattgttgttgccgTTGATGTTATAAGTACGACCtggcataacaatataataattactttcgAAGACACGTTTGTGATAgtcttcataatttataatgatttaattatagataactcgtataatagctattatagctGCTTTATAACAAAAccgctatttttttattttattcctacgataaacataatattagttctaacattttttgtttgaaaaaaagtgatttaatattatattggataacattctgttgtaattttaataacaagGGTTTTTTTTCAGACGTTGAGAAACAGACCATCAATTAGAGATAGgcacttattaaataataatttacgtgcttgtaatattttatgcaaatcGCACTGAACAGAGTAAAATCCTCATGGAAAGACCCGTTATAACTATCTCATCATGCTTTGTTTAAACACTTTTCTGGCATATgacttcaaaaacaataattatcaacCAAACCGGGTTAGTGggtggtaaatggtaattacacattattataatctgtacccacacaatgataaaataattgtcgTAGACAATTCACATTAGACTATTCTAATTTCGACTTCCGGCTAACCACTGTTATCTTTTGTTGCAGATCCTTATCGGCGGATATGACGACAGACAGTCGTTCCGGGGGCCGCCACCCCATGTTACTGACACGAAATCCTCGCGTCATGTCTCTCTTTCTTTCTCTGTCCATTTCTGCTTCTCTGCCTCTCTGTCCCTCTCACACTCACTCTCAAAAGACACTTTTGTATGGACCGACAGATTGTTCAAACACAATCGCGGGGTACACGCGAACGAACGTTATTAAATCATTCGGAGCTCAGAGCCatctgtgtataataatattattatttgttcgataTGTAGCATGTATACTATATCGGAGAGAGTGGCCAGGTTATTTTCAAACGGTCGGCGGCTGTGGTCATACCAGACATTGTGTAAAAGCGAGTTTGTCAGTATTTATTGTAGTAAGTTGTAATGTTGAGCATACATCGGGAGGATTCTTGCCGTGTATACCTAGGTAACGGTAAATttctatttgtataattgtaatgtATCTTTTGGGCGCTCGCGACCAGTTTAACCCGTGCGGCAAGTTCCCGGACTAAGAACTATGTCGACAATGATAATAAGCCACGTCTGAAATCGGaacaaccataatatataatgaataatacacAAAGTCCGCGATGAAAACGACTTGTTCATGGATTTCTTAACAATTTGCGCAAAATCATCATTAAACGACGGGTGATCAACGAACTGACGTCTAAATGAaaattcgtttattttattgGCAATGGCCTACAATGGTGCAGTGACCTTAATCCAAAAatctgtatgatattataatatatataggtatacctatattatatattatatattctatttatatatatatataagattattCGCTATGtgttattatacacgtatagaCGTGATCTGGATGACACTAAAccaataaccatattattattttattttgaatatcacGCACATTTTGATGTGTATGACCACGCAAAAACGCATGCCGACGACGGCTTGGCACAAAAGATCGATACACATAGAGATATGAAAGAGCaccgtgtaatatattattatagttattatgaaAAAGGTTAAAAGCGAGACGAATACTAACGCGTTCTGGACCGTCAAAATGTAAAAAGAGATAATCGGGAGAAGTTAGTTTTACCGcgataattttacaaaaatgttctaCTACACGGAGAGAGAGCAAAAAATCATGTAGGTATGTAAACGAAAATGTTGTCCTGTCAAATAAAAGTATACCGGCTATAACCTAtacttatttagttttttttataaattgttctgaattttttttaccatcataAATTCTTAATAGAAACTACACATTTTTGGGTACCTGTACTATATTAACTGTTTGTGATTTTGCTTTGAACTTTActcaataagtattatatattcactGATTTCATTGTGTCATAATATGATCAGTGTGCACTTAAAAATGGTTGATTAGGttcacatacataatattatttatagtaaatataatttgtaaccaaTCAATACATACCTGTATGACTATACTATAGGAGAACAGCAGGGTAGatgtaaacttaatttttttatgtttgtaatcTTTTTATAACTTGCATTTTATTACACGCGATAAATAAACCGATACggacgttatataatattagttattactgtaaatctcgtattaaataaataaatataatataaatattcaatatatgttttcaataaatttagtCATTAGTGTCGTCTTAACAAAGGTTGACAGTTACGTTATACAGCTTAAAATGGTTAAATCGAATTCGTATTCCaataaattatgcaaatataaGGAAAATTGAATTCCATGTTAAAAAAGCAATAAGTAAAGcgtcgtattttttaaaataaattaatcataaaattaactatcttgattttaagctataataaattattgccacctatttataatgtaataaaaaaatgtggtgTGGTTAGTATACATTTAATGACTGCAGTCCACAACATTAAAttacggtattataatatatggtgctcataaatttatagtttacatAAAATTGTTGTAAAGAAGTGTACAAATTCATATTCAAATTAACATCATAAgctgttacaacttacaaatttaataataattaatccaataatatattatacacttattttCAGTGAAAAGAACTATACGTATTCACATTATCGGACTATAATAtcctttaaattaatttaagccGTAATTATAGAGTCTGGTCTTATAGAGATGATTGTGTGTTATCGCGAAGTTGTTTTGGTTTCTCGATTTACCAcggatttttatgaattttttttttcaatatttatttaaactataaataaatctttaaacCTTATTTGTTTTCAATGTATTGAAACGGatggattattaattataaattttaaaattttagtatattattacatatttttacttattatgtttggctatattattggaaaatttaaattgttgtatatGCATGTACGAATGAATGCATTCAACAACTAAAAGATTTGCTAGTCACTACATTAACAACAACAATCTTATAAACGGattcttaacataatatttgagtaaaaacaaaaaatttacgTCATGCTCAAATTAGAAATACGAGTGGTATtatcaaaaactatttaaatgtcatttataaataagtgaATAGTAAAGTCAAAACATTTGCAAAGACTATAGTAATAAATAGAACTATAGCCAACAGCTAATTGTGTGTCAAAATTGTAAATTCGTGTTATTATTGGCGCGATTTTATAAGATGGCAAACAGTATAATGATTGtgaaaattaattagttaagactaattaaaaaacaacagTCGTTACGattaaacaaataggtaataactatagtattgtaatctgtttttgataatataagtacctattcctATAATATCTACGTGTCCAATCAATGTCGTCTGTATAGTGCCCATGCCGCTTGCCTAAAAAAACGTCGAAAATGTCATTTATACAGAAATCTAGGACAACGTGTCATTGAAATGAATTTAATGAGAATTGTCATCAgaggaaattaataaataatctaaatgCAATTTTCTGGTTATCTGGTAATGTATGTACTATAAGTGCATTGCTGTTGGGCATAATATCGCGTTAtcctaaaaaattatgttttcttgGACGtgattttttactatatatgtatgtattactaGGTACATACACgcgaataaatattatgtacctatataccatgTACCTATAACTACGTATATACCAACATAGTTAGTCCCATTGACGGTAATTACCGaaattacgatataataataccgTGTCAGTGTCACATATGACACGTCATGtgtgtacagtataatatgatatgtgaaatgagattttgaaaatttgtgtACAtcggtatataggtattagtaatctaatattattacaagtaggatttagaaatgtatataaactGTAAATTTGCAGACTACAgtacgataatatttaaaaatagctgTATAATCCAACTTCGCTCgtgaaaatatgaacaaaatatttaaaatatctccTGAGCTACTGAGTAACTGAACTACTCACTGAGCTTTTCTGATACTTctaagaacaatttgaaattttcgtcAAAACCGGTTGAGTAATTTTCGAGTATGTATACTTAAagtaccaataaataaaaaaaaaaacgtattttttactagctattttgaagttttttttttaattttttaaaacgacTCCAACcatttatatttgcatatacCTACGGACGCAGAATATTTTTGCAaggattttaatattcaataaaatcaaGAATAAAATCagaaatcaatttataattataatagtatttaaactCATCGGGATTCCATCGcagagaatgaaaaaaaaaacgatgacaatattattaatagtgtaTTTATCCGGTTTTTCGCGCACAACCGCTAATATCGGTGGCGGTGGTGATCATGTAGTCACTTTCGGCAGTCGAATTTACATaataagatataggtaccttataaggTACTATACAGGTAGGTACCCACAACCACCTGTAGCACTGCACGTGTCGAGCGGGAGCGGTCTGACGCGTTAATTAAAAGCGATCGGGTGGGGCTGAAGTGCCGAACAGGGCAGGACAGGGCGTGCGGAAGGATCGGGTGGCCGAGTGGTCGGTGGGCGAACTTGtccgcacataatattattattatgtgcagtgttcgtaatatttataataataataataataataatatgataatgcgCGTGTTGGCCAAACGGATATACTTAATAACACGTTTTTCGCGGTTggaaagaaaaaatgttttttaaaaaatacgtacCGCGTCATGTTACCTATATCTGCACGTGAACTTTGGACGCGACCGGTCGCGGCGGGTATGTTTGGTCGGCGGGCTGACGGGTGTTAGAAGGCGAAGGGGAGGGCGTGTGCGTTGACCTCCGGCCAATGACTCCCGAaccaccgccgccgtcgcccggcgacgaatattataataataataatgtaataaaaatgtttgccgACCacgaaaactatataataacatattattgtcacaggtaggtacttataacaataCGAGTATAATGTAGATGTGTCAAGTGTTGTTTAGGCGATCCCacacaaaatacatacaaaatacacGATTACATGATTTAACTGTGTATAATCACTGCGAATGGGTGACGGGCGACGACGGTTATTTTGGAATTTGCGTCGTCGTAAATTTGTACGTTTATGATGTTTATAAACGACTTTGCGGGGTAAGCCCACGCGCggtaacaaaataatagaaattaaattaatatatcaaaactaCCGTCGTGCGCGTGCAGTCATAAATCGCCGCatcattataatagataattcgTATCAATCTTTCAGCTGCGTGGGacaaaggtatataatattaatatcatataaggGTAATACCATGTGTGCGCTTATAAGGtaggaaataataatgatgtaattCGGTGGAAGGCGCATTGACATCGCAGTGATACTATGCAGATTGCAGAAGATGACACCTACACGATGTAATCATGTTTGATTTACACTCGGCGTCGGTGGATTTATCACCAGGCCGCGCATCCACagaatatgttaaatttgtcTTGTTCTggctaatatattgtattatattattttaacataaataatatgttttctgaCTGGATACAAGTTTTTGGTTTCTGACCGATTTTTCGTAAGGTTTTCGTTGTCATGGTTACTTAATACTTAAGTACGaaaccatatattttatgattcatatAGATTTTCCGAAATATCGAGAAGCGTGTTAtggatttttttgttattttatacatcagTGTCTTTGCAGCTTAATTTAGTGAAcaggtataatacatattataatattcgtcaaAACCTAATAAGTTGTGTGATATTGAATGTataacgttt
This portion of the Acyrthosiphon pisum isolate AL4f chromosome A1, pea_aphid_22Mar2018_4r6ur, whole genome shotgun sequence genome encodes:
- the LOC100166780 gene encoding uncharacterized protein LOC100166780 isoform X2, with the translated sequence MMFLQVLLFCLIAYGHSRPSDNDEHDEIIREAKRDNKHFQHDSVSELPLHQMESSTTENMLGRLKSIAHLRMAETKKPALDSITREELEALRDILDENLQKYQNYNEYSTRKRPRDPYIGQILHNLNGEPPSTGGGNNNMRQQQQHYHHNNNYNNNDGDDEQLSDHHQMPIRRKIIRHTVFATPMQGGNAGVPNRMYNGGDASSRIDWSSPWADYFPILIKDPLQTMMNSFSEIIEYGPAADICRHSTGNVAAMAGEDTNRLDGGESSRTTRRIVSGGKVSAVAPEARRRSRRNTVAARSEEEKGALLNHVRPFKHTTTTTAAPEPSKLFGWTPDKEATEHNGDTGPQIKRLVVRRGGVAIAGPGGIATAGSGGTAIVGPGGSAYSNKHTASGSSADVPVPAGGISMAGYGPQMVQGPTGYYAPYPQQNNGFGRSLRDARAGGTAYLSADGVAYTFPTPSRGLTASQRRRGEGDGREISLPDGAKLIATGPIVYYNPEPAVRKKSRKSKKSAKLVDHQF
- the LOC100166780 gene encoding uncharacterized protein LOC100166780 isoform X1, whose amino-acid sequence is MKPLNLAVLLFCLIAYGHSRPSDNDEHDEIIREAKRDNKHFQHDSVSELPLHQMESSTTENMLGRLKSIAHLRMAETKKPALDSITREELEALRDILDENLQKYQNYNEYSTRKRPRDPYIGQILHNLNGEPPSTGGGNNNMRQQQQHYHHNNNYNNNDGDDEQLSDHHQMPIRRKIIRHTVFATPMQGGNAGVPNRMYNGGDASSRIDWSSPWADYFPILIKDPLQTMMNSFSEIIEYGPAADICRHSTGNVAAMAGEDTNRLDGGESSRTTRRIVSGGKVSAVAPEARRRSRRNTVAARSEEEKGALLNHVRPFKHTTTTTAAPEPSKLFGWTPDKEATEHNGDTGPQIKRLVVRRGGVAIAGPGGIATAGSGGTAIVGPGGSAYSNKHTASGSSADVPVPAGGISMAGYGPQMVQGPTGYYAPYPQQNNGFGRSLRDARAGGTAYLSADGVAYTFPTPSRGLTASQRRRGEGDGREISLPDGAKLIATGPIVYYNPEPAVRKKSRKSKKSAKLVDHQF